Proteins encoded together in one Citromicrobium bathyomarinum window:
- a CDS encoding LysR family transcriptional regulator, whose product MAELNFHHLRYFHMVAHEGNLTRAAQRLNVSQSAVSTQIRLLEERLGHPLFERRGRTLILTEAGRIALDHADAIFETGDELLNTLGQRHSRQRQVLRVGSQATLSRNFQIGFLQPLIGRDDVEIVIRSGALGELLAGLEAHRIDIVLANIAPQRDAATPWITHTIADQPVSLIGTPELVGKNAQLDTLLAERPLILPTIDTSIRSGLDALFNRLAIRPKIAAEVDDMAMIRLLAREGVGLAIVPPIVVKDELESAALVEVGRLSGLEEIFYAITLRRRFPNPLLAGLLQGEHDQPG is encoded by the coding sequence GTGGCCGAACTGAACTTCCATCACCTGCGCTATTTTCACATGGTCGCGCACGAAGGGAACCTGACCCGCGCCGCGCAGCGCCTCAACGTGTCGCAGTCCGCCGTCTCGACCCAGATCCGCCTGCTGGAAGAGCGGTTGGGCCACCCCCTCTTCGAACGGCGCGGGCGCACACTGATCCTGACCGAGGCGGGGCGGATCGCGCTCGATCACGCGGACGCGATCTTCGAGACCGGGGATGAGTTGCTCAATACTCTGGGGCAGCGCCATTCGCGCCAGCGCCAAGTCCTGCGGGTCGGATCGCAGGCGACGCTGTCTCGCAACTTCCAGATCGGTTTCCTCCAGCCGCTGATCGGGCGCGACGATGTCGAGATCGTGATCCGCTCCGGCGCGCTGGGCGAACTGCTTGCCGGGCTGGAGGCGCACCGGATCGATATCGTGCTCGCCAATATTGCCCCGCAGCGCGACGCGGCGACCCCCTGGATTACCCATACGATCGCGGACCAGCCGGTCAGCCTGATCGGAACCCCCGAGCTTGTCGGCAAGAATGCGCAACTGGACACGTTGCTGGCAGAGCGCCCGCTGATCCTGCCCACGATCGACACCAGCATTCGCTCGGGCCTCGACGCTCTGTTCAACCGGCTCGCCATACGCCCGAAGATCGCGGCCGAGGTGGACGATATGGCGATGATCCGCCTGCTTGCCCGCGAGGGTGTCGGCCTCGCCATCGTCCCGCCGATCGTCGTCAAGGACGAGCTGGAGAGTGCCGCGCTGGTCGAGGTCGGCCGCCTGTCAGGCCTCGAAGAGATATTCTACGCCATCACGCTCAGGCGGCGCTTTCCCAACCCCCTGCTGGCGGGCCTTCTCCAAGGGGAGCACGATCAACCGGGTTGA
- a CDS encoding proton-conducting transporter membrane subunit, protein MILDFLLLGAPALLLLAAAIAPFASKHRWGLVPRLVEAASLGALAIGVAALALLVLHGPQTGVLLGIGGLGFAARLDVVSATMLALVAFVGWIVLRYSISYLDGEARRGPFLGWMAATLAAVLLLVQGGNLFHFVVAWIATSLCLHRLLLFYPDRVQAVRAARKKYLVARVGDAALIGAAALLFFGYGTADIAAIADAARAGVAPGGSGLAAALLALAAILKSAQFPVHGWLTEVMETPTPVSALLHAGVVNGGGFLLVRFADVMLLSPGVLAVLVIIGGFSALLGGLAMLTQSAVKNSLAWSTIAQMGFMIMQCGLALFPLALLHIVAHSLYKAHAFLSSGGAVEVVASIRRPGPIAIPDGWAVARAFALALAIYAIIGLVFGIGHKSPQAITLGAILIFGVAYLLAQGLADAAPRVLTRRTALAAVAASISYFALQTITEWLTKGALPPTPAPGPLEWALLVLTVCSFGVVAVAQAMFPIWSNHPAAAGLRVHLSNGLYANALFDRLIGNWTTPRSPR, encoded by the coding sequence ATGATCCTCGATTTCCTGCTCCTTGGCGCACCGGCGCTGCTGTTGCTCGCCGCCGCGATCGCGCCCTTCGCATCGAAGCATCGCTGGGGGCTCGTCCCACGTTTGGTCGAGGCCGCATCGCTTGGTGCGCTGGCCATCGGCGTGGCGGCTCTCGCGTTGCTGGTCCTCCACGGCCCCCAGACGGGGGTATTGTTGGGCATCGGCGGTCTGGGCTTTGCGGCGCGGCTCGATGTGGTCAGCGCGACCATGCTGGCGCTGGTCGCCTTTGTCGGCTGGATCGTGCTGCGCTATTCCATCTCCTATCTCGATGGAGAGGCACGGCGTGGGCCATTCCTCGGCTGGATGGCCGCAACTCTGGCGGCGGTGCTGCTGCTGGTGCAGGGCGGCAACCTGTTCCATTTCGTGGTCGCCTGGATCGCGACCAGCCTGTGCCTCCATCGCCTGCTGCTGTTCTACCCGGACCGGGTGCAGGCCGTGCGCGCCGCCCGCAAGAAGTACCTTGTCGCCCGGGTCGGTGATGCAGCGCTGATCGGAGCCGCAGCGCTGCTGTTCTTCGGCTATGGCACCGCCGATATTGCCGCGATCGCGGACGCTGCCCGCGCGGGCGTTGCCCCCGGGGGATCGGGACTGGCAGCCGCGCTGCTGGCGCTCGCCGCGATCCTCAAGTCTGCACAGTTCCCCGTCCATGGCTGGCTGACCGAGGTGATGGAGACGCCGACACCTGTTTCCGCGCTGCTCCACGCAGGCGTGGTCAATGGCGGCGGGTTCCTGCTGGTCCGCTTCGCCGATGTCATGCTGCTGAGCCCCGGCGTGCTTGCCGTGCTGGTCATCATCGGCGGCTTTTCCGCCCTGCTTGGCGGGCTTGCGATGCTGACCCAGTCGGCGGTCAAGAACTCGCTCGCCTGGTCGACCATTGCGCAGATGGGCTTCATGATCATGCAATGCGGCCTGGCGCTGTTCCCGCTCGCGCTGCTGCATATCGTCGCGCACTCGCTCTACAAGGCGCACGCGTTTCTTTCCTCGGGCGGAGCGGTGGAGGTGGTCGCTTCTATCCGCCGTCCCGGGCCGATCGCGATCCCCGATGGATGGGCGGTCGCGCGCGCTTTCGCGCTCGCGCTGGCGATCTATGCCATCATCGGCCTTGTCTTCGGTATCGGGCACAAGTCGCCCCAGGCGATAACGCTGGGCGCGATCCTGATCTTCGGCGTTGCCTATCTGCTTGCCCAAGGGCTCGCCGATGCTGCCCCGCGCGTGCTCACCCGGCGCACCGCGCTGGCCGCCGTCGCTGCCTCGATCAGCTACTTCGCGCTCCAGACCATCACCGAGTGGCTGACCAAGGGCGCGCTCCCGCCGACGCCCGCGCCGGGGCCACTCGAATGGGCGCTGCTGGTACTGACCGTGTGCAGCTTCGGCGTGGTCGCGGTGGCGCAGGCGATGTTTCCGATCTGGTCGAACCACCCTGCCGCAGCAGGCCTGCGCGTCCACCTGTCCAACGGGCTCTACGCCAATGCCCTGTTCGATCGTCTGATCGGCAACTGGACCACCCCGCGCAGCCCCCGGTGA
- a CDS encoding PepSY-associated TM helix domain-containing protein, whose product MIESHSILGLTFAALIYIVSLTGAFTLFVEEIAVWENADAPMAERVSAQAYQAALENAYGERGEGSDIHSLLTFGPTEFAPALMVRLNETLPNGEEQHTDWIADPQTGALLGEADTPLSHLIEQLHVALHLPAPWGRYLVGLLGVCMFSLVISGILAHPTIFKDAFKLRFDRNRRIAWTDLHNRLSVWGLPFHLVLTFTGGFLGLAGLIIGAVAMLAYDGDRERALVSLQGPQPIQGAQLAGLPPVGQMVRQIREVREDGHPIELIIVREPHNSGGITAINMLDDSILDSRYSLIFRNSGAFVETYGGEGAPAGLRALAMLQPLHFGTFGGYPIKFLYFVMALALTWVTSSGMKIWFSRREQQGRAVPRMRAAWHGMTAGLTLGLAGATLASAAGVGELVLPICLAAWIAAIAAFLLAPFRWETFYPVALIASAMLLLGAAGIATVTSGATTGLPAVVSIAVLVIALMLAGFALRRWRRDDSFAHWVAAGTQPG is encoded by the coding sequence ATGATCGAGTCCCACTCGATCCTCGGCCTGACCTTCGCGGCACTGATCTACATCGTTTCCCTGACTGGTGCCTTCACCTTGTTTGTCGAAGAGATCGCCGTGTGGGAGAACGCTGATGCGCCCATGGCAGAGCGAGTCTCGGCTCAGGCCTATCAGGCGGCGCTGGAGAACGCCTACGGCGAGCGGGGCGAGGGGAGCGATATCCACTCGCTGTTGACCTTCGGCCCGACCGAGTTTGCGCCGGCCTTGATGGTCCGGCTCAACGAGACGCTCCCCAATGGTGAAGAGCAGCATACGGACTGGATCGCAGACCCGCAGACCGGTGCCCTGCTGGGCGAGGCCGACACGCCGCTCTCCCATCTGATCGAGCAATTGCACGTCGCGCTGCACCTGCCTGCACCGTGGGGCCGCTACCTTGTCGGTCTGCTCGGCGTTTGCATGTTCAGTCTGGTAATTTCGGGCATCCTTGCGCATCCGACGATCTTCAAGGACGCCTTCAAGCTACGCTTCGATCGCAACCGGCGGATCGCATGGACGGACCTGCACAATCGGCTGTCCGTCTGGGGCCTGCCTTTCCATCTGGTGTTGACCTTCACCGGCGGGTTTCTGGGGCTCGCCGGGCTGATCATCGGGGCGGTTGCGATGCTCGCCTACGATGGCGATCGGGAACGTGCGCTTGTCAGTCTTCAGGGCCCGCAGCCGATCCAAGGCGCACAGCTGGCTGGGCTGCCGCCCGTCGGGCAGATGGTGCGCCAGATCCGCGAGGTCCGCGAGGACGGCCACCCGATCGAACTCATCATCGTCCGTGAACCCCACAATTCCGGCGGAATTACCGCGATCAACATGCTCGACGACAGCATTCTCGACAGTCGTTACTCGCTGATCTTCCGCAACAGCGGTGCCTTTGTGGAGACTTATGGCGGTGAAGGCGCGCCGGCGGGACTTCGCGCGCTAGCAATGCTCCAGCCGCTGCATTTCGGCACCTTCGGCGGCTACCCGATCAAGTTTCTCTATTTCGTCATGGCGCTGGCGCTGACTTGGGTGACCAGTTCGGGGATGAAGATATGGTTCTCGCGGCGCGAGCAGCAGGGGAGGGCGGTCCCTCGAATGCGCGCGGCATGGCACGGGATGACCGCCGGGCTGACGCTGGGCCTGGCGGGTGCGACGCTGGCCAGCGCGGCGGGTGTGGGCGAGCTTGTCCTGCCAATCTGTCTGGCAGCGTGGATTGCTGCGATTGCAGCATTTCTGCTCGCGCCTTTCCGCTGGGAAACCTTCTATCCGGTTGCGTTGATCGCATCGGCAATGCTGCTGCTGGGGGCAGCAGGCATTGCGACCGTGACGAGTGGTGCCACGACCGGCCTTCCGGCGGTGGTCAGTATCGCAGTGCTGGTCATCGCGCTGATGCTTGCCGGGTTTGCCTTGCGTCGTTGGCGCAGAGACGACTCATTCGCGCATTGGGTGGCTGCGGGCACTCAACCCGGTTGA
- a CDS encoding DEAD/DEAH box helicase gives MNFSELPDTLQTALTERGYSEPTDVQAAVLEPEARGRDLVVSAQTGSGKTVAFGLAVARQLLDENGKVPFAVAPLALVIAPTRELALQVSRELSWLYAKAGGRVATCVGGMNPSAERKALRSGATIVVGTPGRLRDHLERGALDLSALKAVTLDEADEMLDMGFREELETILDATPEGRRTLLFSATMPKPIEALARRYQNNALRISTVSADRGHGDISYEAVVVSPPEVENAVVNLLRYHEAETAILFCGTREKVRHMHATLQERGFAVVSLSGENSQSERNQALQALRDRRARVCVATDVAARGIDLPTLSLVVHVEIPRDAETLQHRSGRTGRAGRKGTAVLVVPFSRRRRVEQMLRNAKIDAKWTDAPDREAIRAKDRDRLMQTLLTAVEPDEGDTELVDALLAQRTPRELAAMLVASHRAKMPEPEDLIANTPEARRAAQAEKHRPGFEDTVWFKMDIGRRRNADPRWILPLLCRRGHITRNEVGAIRIGPDETFFQIPRAIADKFSAAVARTADDGADGDDIRIEASAEAPRDAARANRKGPPQGRHNGKPKPHRKNNDAGARPGPKGKGAPKKARPRDR, from the coding sequence ATGAATTTCTCCGAACTCCCCGACACCCTGCAGACCGCCCTTACAGAGCGCGGCTATTCCGAGCCGACCGATGTGCAGGCCGCCGTCCTCGAGCCCGAAGCGCGCGGCCGCGACCTGGTCGTCTCCGCTCAGACCGGCTCGGGCAAGACGGTTGCCTTCGGGCTGGCCGTCGCGCGCCAGCTGCTCGACGAGAATGGCAAGGTGCCGTTCGCGGTCGCGCCGCTCGCGCTGGTGATCGCCCCGACACGCGAGCTTGCGCTGCAGGTCAGCCGCGAACTCTCGTGGCTCTACGCCAAGGCGGGTGGGCGCGTCGCGACCTGCGTGGGCGGGATGAACCCGTCCGCAGAGCGCAAGGCACTGCGCTCGGGCGCGACAATCGTCGTCGGCACCCCGGGTCGCCTGCGCGACCATCTGGAGCGCGGTGCGCTCGACCTCTCGGCCCTGAAGGCAGTCACGCTCGACGAAGCCGACGAGATGCTCGACATGGGTTTCCGCGAAGAGCTGGAAACGATCCTCGACGCGACGCCCGAAGGCCGCCGCACGCTGTTGTTCTCCGCCACCATGCCCAAGCCGATCGAGGCGCTGGCCCGGCGGTACCAGAACAACGCGCTGCGCATTTCGACCGTCAGTGCCGATCGCGGCCACGGAGACATCTCCTACGAAGCGGTCGTCGTCTCCCCGCCCGAGGTCGAGAACGCGGTCGTCAATCTGCTCCGCTATCACGAGGCCGAAACCGCGATCCTGTTCTGCGGGACGCGCGAAAAGGTCCGCCACATGCACGCGACCTTGCAGGAACGCGGCTTTGCGGTCGTCTCGCTTTCGGGCGAGAACTCGCAGTCGGAGCGTAACCAGGCGCTGCAGGCGCTGCGCGACCGGCGGGCCCGTGTGTGCGTCGCGACCGATGTCGCCGCGCGCGGGATCGATCTGCCCACGCTGAGCCTGGTGGTTCATGTCGAAATTCCGCGCGATGCGGAGACGCTGCAGCACCGCTCGGGCCGCACGGGCCGTGCAGGCCGCAAGGGCACTGCGGTGCTGGTGGTCCCGTTCTCGCGCCGTCGCCGGGTGGAGCAGATGCTGCGCAACGCCAAGATCGACGCCAAGTGGACCGACGCACCCGATCGCGAGGCGATCAGGGCCAAGGATCGCGACCGCCTGATGCAGACCCTGCTGACAGCGGTGGAGCCCGATGAAGGCGACACCGAACTGGTCGACGCCCTGCTCGCGCAGCGCACCCCGCGCGAACTCGCGGCGATGCTGGTCGCCTCGCACCGGGCCAAGATGCCCGAACCGGAAGACCTGATCGCCAACACGCCCGAGGCACGGCGTGCTGCACAGGCGGAAAAGCACCGTCCCGGTTTCGAGGATACGGTATGGTTCAAGATGGACATCGGCCGTCGCCGCAATGCCGACCCGCGCTGGATACTGCCGCTGCTTTGCCGCCGCGGGCACATCACCCGCAACGAAGTCGGCGCGATCCGGATCGGCCCGGACGAGACGTTCTTCCAGATCCCGCGTGCGATCGCGGACAAGTTCTCCGCTGCCGTCGCCCGCACCGCCGATGACGGGGCCGATGGCGACGACATCCGCATCGAAGCATCGGCCGAGGCTCCGCGAGATGCAGCGCGCGCCAACCGCAAGGGTCCGCCTCAGGGTCGGCACAACGGAAAGCCCAAGCCGCATCGCAAGAACAACGACGCGGGCGCACGGCCCGGCCCGAAAGGCAAGGGCGCGCCGAAGAAGGCTCGCCCGCGGGATCGCTGA
- a CDS encoding DUF2309 domain-containing protein codes for MLMSCQDPVNEAVMSRAADAAVRQIPPLWPLSSSVAVNPFLGQSEATLAQAAARLSRVGEVPVVMPRSWYAERIASGEIAQTDLAAALVSSPHESKPRDLAMLEAELDKDLPIPNALRTVADLVAERSGTDWPGIIAERIGVWAGGYFDRGQALWAAPRDRSAWAAWRAYATHDLTPEIMGLKGFARFVAEAPENARHAIARSVARLGLGEAALDTVFHQLLMSLGGWAQFARYELWRAELARTTDETLIDLLAIRLLWEEALFLQHETQIDEDWTTMRAAHSAPIRPSRRQVVDEILQEAAERAAQRKLAATLATPLPGRASDRLALQAAFCIDVRSEVFRRALESVDPAIRTLGFAGFFGVAAEHRRFASDVDEHRLPVLLNPAVTSRAGGVQDAEGDLAQRYRARAKRAWGRFKLAAVSSFAFVEAMGPVYIGKLVRDGLGIASASARNDPSPRFDPDLAPEARVDAAETVLRAMSLVDGFAPIVLLAGHGANVVNNPHASGLHCGACGGYSGEVNARLLAQILNDPAVREALVERGIAIPHDTLFVAALHDTTTDRVTLYDRDRPSDAHRAQLDHVRQWLVAAGEIARGERALRLPGARRAQDVSARAHNWAEVRPEWGLTGCQAFIAAPRQRTSGRNLEGRTFLHDYDWRLDEERGFPVLELIMTAPVVVASWISLQYYGSAVAPQAFGAGNKLLHNVVGGVGVIEGNGGPLRAGLPWQSVHDGEKLIHQPLRLSVCIEAPCEAMSDILSRHDRVRGLFDKRWLHLFAMGAEGLTHRYLGGSRWEALPADKEAYDAGR; via the coding sequence ATGCTCATGTCCTGCCAAGACCCCGTGAACGAGGCCGTTATGTCCCGCGCGGCCGATGCCGCTGTCCGGCAGATCCCTCCGCTTTGGCCGCTGTCGTCCTCGGTCGCGGTCAATCCCTTCCTCGGCCAGAGCGAAGCCACTCTGGCCCAGGCCGCAGCCCGACTGTCGCGGGTTGGAGAGGTGCCGGTGGTCATGCCGCGCAGCTGGTATGCAGAGCGGATCGCTTCGGGCGAGATCGCGCAGACCGATCTGGCCGCCGCGCTCGTCAGCTCCCCGCACGAGAGCAAGCCGCGCGATCTCGCTATGCTTGAGGCTGAGCTGGACAAGGATCTTCCAATCCCCAACGCGCTGCGGACCGTGGCGGACCTCGTCGCAGAGCGCAGCGGGACAGACTGGCCGGGCATTATCGCAGAGCGGATCGGCGTCTGGGCCGGTGGCTACTTCGATCGCGGGCAGGCGCTGTGGGCCGCCCCACGCGACCGGTCCGCATGGGCCGCTTGGCGCGCCTACGCGACGCACGATCTCACGCCTGAAATCATGGGGCTGAAGGGGTTCGCGCGCTTCGTCGCGGAGGCGCCCGAGAACGCGCGCCACGCCATCGCCCGCTCGGTCGCGCGGCTGGGGCTGGGCGAGGCGGCGCTCGACACGGTGTTCCATCAGCTGCTGATGTCGCTGGGCGGCTGGGCGCAGTTCGCGCGCTACGAATTGTGGCGGGCGGAGCTCGCCCGGACGACCGACGAGACGCTGATCGATCTGCTCGCGATCAGGCTCCTGTGGGAAGAGGCGCTGTTCCTGCAGCACGAGACGCAGATCGACGAAGACTGGACCACCATGCGTGCCGCGCACTCCGCACCGATCAGGCCCTCGCGCCGACAGGTGGTGGACGAGATCCTGCAGGAGGCCGCCGAACGGGCCGCACAGCGCAAGCTTGCCGCGACGCTCGCCACCCCGCTGCCTGGCCGCGCGTCCGATCGCCTCGCACTGCAGGCGGCGTTCTGCATCGACGTGCGCTCCGAAGTCTTCCGGCGCGCGCTGGAGTCGGTCGATCCCGCGATCCGCACGCTGGGCTTCGCAGGCTTCTTCGGCGTTGCTGCCGAACACCGGCGGTTCGCATCCGATGTCGACGAGCATCGCCTGCCCGTGTTGCTCAACCCTGCCGTCACCTCACGCGCCGGCGGCGTGCAGGATGCGGAGGGCGATCTGGCTCAACGCTATCGTGCCAGGGCTAAGCGCGCCTGGGGCCGCTTCAAGCTTGCTGCAGTGTCCTCCTTCGCCTTCGTCGAGGCGATGGGCCCGGTCTATATCGGCAAGCTGGTGCGCGACGGGTTGGGCATCGCCTCGGCCTCGGCTCGCAATGATCCCTCCCCGCGCTTCGATCCCGACCTTGCGCCCGAGGCGCGGGTCGATGCGGCGGAAACCGTGCTGCGGGCGATGTCACTGGTCGACGGGTTTGCGCCAATCGTGCTGCTGGCAGGGCATGGTGCCAACGTGGTCAACAATCCACACGCCAGCGGCCTGCACTGCGGTGCCTGCGGCGGCTATTCGGGGGAGGTCAACGCGCGGCTTCTGGCGCAGATACTCAACGATCCGGCGGTTCGCGAAGCGTTGGTCGAGCGGGGCATCGCCATCCCGCACGATACGCTGTTTGTCGCCGCGCTGCATGATACCACCACCGACCGGGTCACGCTGTACGATCGTGACCGGCCAAGCGATGCGCATCGCGCTCAGCTCGACCACGTGCGACAATGGCTGGTCGCGGCTGGAGAGATCGCGCGGGGCGAACGCGCGCTGCGGCTTCCCGGTGCCCGGCGTGCGCAGGACGTGTCTGCGCGGGCGCATAACTGGGCCGAGGTGCGGCCCGAATGGGGGCTCACCGGATGCCAGGCGTTCATCGCCGCACCGCGTCAGCGGACCTCCGGCCGCAACCTTGAAGGGCGCACCTTCCTGCACGACTACGACTGGAGGCTGGACGAGGAGCGCGGCTTCCCCGTGCTCGAACTGATCATGACCGCACCGGTGGTCGTGGCGAGCTGGATAAGCCTGCAATATTATGGCTCGGCAGTTGCTCCGCAGGCATTCGGTGCGGGCAACAAGCTTCTCCATAATGTCGTGGGAGGGGTGGGCGTGATCGAGGGAAATGGCGGCCCCTTGCGCGCAGGCCTGCCGTGGCAATCCGTGCATGATGGGGAAAAGCTCATCCATCAGCCGCTGCGTCTGTCGGTGTGCATCGAGGCACCGTGCGAGGCGATGAGCGATATCCTTTCCCGGCACGATAGGGTGCGCGGCCTGTTCGACAAGCGCTGGCTGCATCTCTTCGCGATGGGAGCGGAGGGCCTGACCCATCGCTATCTCGGCGGTTCGCGATGGGAGGCATTGCCCGCGGACAAGGAGGCATACGATGCCGGTCGATGA
- a CDS encoding TonB-dependent receptor: MRIRFLGTSVLAIAATTASPALAQDKVSPVEAEARETVSEDVVPLDDNVIIVTAEKLGRTLDETNSSVVVYTGQQLEERSIDDLYDVALRTPNVVQSFGEKGFAIRGIDQRLGAGAGLLVTTVVDGAAMPNNQSTFFGPYSTWDVAQVEILRGPQGTTQGRNAVGGAIIVNTADPVLGEFSGKVRGSYAELNTYQAAAALNVPVGDSIALRFAADRRASDGYVYNPTRDEDYDKREFTNLRGKVLFAPGSNFTAIYTLNYTDNTGGEDLIDYARFPEERVNLSNDPAREGAESWIHTLELGLDLNDALSLTSISSYYTQDYLRQEDFDLSPADLGNIDRTQDDENFQQEIRLNYDAGGPLRAVIGGFYGRYSSDVADTVQVPTSFVNPALPAGSVFQDRQIANDEENWALFGEVEFDVFERLTLIAGARYDSETRQNSSLASTSAVADNAAFQPFLDQIISRLAPDVLLETDTDYSAFLPKAGLRYRLSDNATIGFTAQKAYRAGGSGISAISQTVYNYDPEHTWTYEGSLRVHTPDRKFSVTANVFYTDWSDQIVNKLIDPSQPNDSIAVNAGASRFYGAELQLEARPTRNLMIYGGLGLLDTKFTDYVTDDAEFDGNAFPYAPPVTISAGFDYRHPAGFRLLGDVNLVDDHFSDFINDPARSTSVGGIETCTASPCNSRQVAIPSYVVANLKAGYEGSFFSVYAFARNLLNEQYITQLQPQGDARSAEPRVAGIEVNLSF, translated from the coding sequence TTGCGCATCCGCTTCCTCGGCACATCCGTGCTCGCCATCGCCGCCACCACGGCTTCGCCAGCCCTTGCGCAGGACAAGGTATCGCCAGTCGAAGCCGAAGCTCGCGAGACGGTTAGCGAAGACGTCGTTCCGCTCGACGATAACGTGATCATCGTCACCGCCGAAAAGCTGGGCCGCACGCTCGACGAAACCAACTCCTCGGTGGTTGTCTACACCGGGCAGCAGCTGGAAGAGCGCAGCATCGACGATCTCTACGATGTCGCCCTGCGTACCCCCAACGTCGTCCAGAGCTTTGGCGAAAAGGGCTTCGCGATCCGCGGGATCGACCAGCGGCTGGGCGCGGGCGCGGGCCTGCTGGTGACCACGGTGGTCGATGGCGCGGCAATGCCCAACAACCAGTCGACCTTCTTCGGCCCCTATTCGACCTGGGATGTCGCGCAGGTCGAGATTCTGCGTGGCCCACAGGGGACCACACAGGGGCGCAACGCGGTCGGCGGGGCGATCATCGTCAACACTGCCGATCCGGTGCTGGGCGAATTCTCGGGCAAGGTGCGCGGCTCCTATGCAGAGCTGAACACCTACCAGGCAGCAGCCGCGCTCAACGTGCCCGTAGGCGACAGCATCGCGCTGCGCTTCGCCGCTGATCGCCGTGCGAGCGACGGCTATGTCTACAATCCCACCCGGGACGAGGACTACGACAAGCGCGAATTCACCAATCTGCGCGGCAAGGTGCTGTTCGCCCCGGGAAGCAACTTCACCGCGATCTATACCCTCAACTACACCGACAACACGGGCGGCGAAGACCTGATCGACTACGCGCGCTTTCCGGAAGAACGCGTCAACCTCTCCAACGACCCCGCCAGAGAAGGAGCCGAAAGCTGGATCCACACGCTGGAACTGGGCCTCGACCTTAACGATGCGCTGTCGCTGACCTCGATCAGTTCCTATTACACGCAGGACTATCTGCGGCAGGAGGATTTCGACCTCAGCCCTGCCGATCTTGGCAATATCGACCGCACCCAGGACGACGAGAATTTCCAGCAGGAAATCCGCCTGAACTACGACGCGGGCGGACCGCTGAGGGCCGTGATCGGCGGATTCTACGGCCGCTACAGCAGCGACGTGGCCGACACGGTGCAGGTGCCGACCAGCTTCGTGAACCCGGCGCTGCCTGCAGGATCGGTCTTCCAGGATCGGCAGATCGCCAATGACGAGGAGAACTGGGCGCTGTTTGGTGAGGTCGAGTTCGACGTCTTCGAGCGCCTCACCCTGATCGCGGGCGCACGCTACGATAGCGAAACACGCCAGAATTCCTCGCTCGCATCGACCTCTGCGGTCGCCGACAACGCGGCGTTCCAGCCGTTTCTCGACCAGATCATCTCGCGGCTCGCCCCCGACGTATTGCTGGAAACCGATACGGATTACAGCGCCTTCCTGCCCAAGGCGGGGCTTCGCTATCGCCTTTCGGACAACGCGACGATCGGGTTCACCGCGCAAAAGGCCTATCGCGCGGGCGGCAGCGGGATCAGCGCAATCTCGCAGACCGTCTACAACTATGATCCCGAACACACCTGGACCTATGAGGGATCGCTGCGCGTCCACACGCCAGACCGGAAGTTCAGCGTCACCGCCAACGTGTTCTACACCGACTGGTCGGACCAGATCGTCAACAAGCTGATCGATCCCAGCCAGCCGAACGATTCCATCGCGGTCAACGCAGGTGCCTCGCGCTTCTACGGCGCGGAACTCCAGCTCGAGGCGCGCCCGACCCGGAATCTGATGATCTATGGCGGGCTCGGCCTGCTCGACACCAAGTTCACCGACTACGTCACCGATGATGCCGAATTCGATGGCAACGCCTTCCCCTACGCGCCGCCGGTGACCATTTCCGCCGGGTTCGACTATCGCCATCCAGCGGGTTTCCGACTGCTGGGCGACGTCAACCTCGTTGACGACCACTTCTCCGACTTCATCAACGATCCGGCCCGCTCGACAAGCGTGGGCGGCATCGAGACATGCACCGCAAGCCCGTGCAACAGTCGGCAGGTCGCGATCCCCTCCTACGTGGTGGCCAACCTGAAGGCGGGCTACGAAGGCTCGTTCTTCTCGGTCTACGCTTTCGCGCGCAATCTGCTGAACGAGCAGTACATCACCCAGCTCCAGCCGCAGGGCGACGCTCGCTCAGCCGAACCGCGAGTGGCAGGTATCGAAGTCAATCTGAGCTTCTGA